GCCCCAGCCGGTGTAAAGGTAGTTGAATACCTCGTAGGGAAGAATATCTTCTCCTGAGAAATCAGGATAGCCCCCAAGTTCCATCGGGATTCCGGTATACATGTTGTACCAGTCTGGTACAGGGGGGAGTTCAGGACGGAAGGAGAGACGTCTGTAGTAATCAACTTGCATGTTCTGCAGATTGTCTGGATAGCAGCATCCGAGAACGGATTCTTCAGTGTCTTCAGCGGCTTCCAGGAATAGATAAATATTATTCACCTCTTCGTCAGAGAATCCGGGATCGAATTCGTCAGGTGTTGTGAAATCCGGATCCGGAACGTACCAGTCCTGATCTTCGAAATAAGCCGCAAGTGATTCATTTGAGAAAACATAACCATGAATAGCGTATATCTCATTGCGGAGAATACAGAGTTCGAACCAGGTCAGGTCTTCTATCTCCTCCTGTGTATATGGCCTGTTCTCGTAGAGCTGCACATTCGATGCCTGCGCTGCAATGCAGATAATCAAGACCATTGTTAGTGTTTTCACCATGTCCCTCCGATGTATGGTTATCATTTGTCAGATACTAAAATCAACGCATACCAGGTCTTCGTATTGTTTCATTCTCTACCTCTAAACTTATTGAAATCCGGGTACTGGCACAAGATGTCTATAGGGTCACTCATTAGCTGACTGATGTCAATAGGGTATACTCCACCATAGGGATATCCA
This Candidatus Aegiribacteria sp. DNA region includes the following protein-coding sequences:
- a CDS encoding YARHG domain-containing protein yields the protein MKTLTMVLIICIAAQASNVQLYENRPYTQEEIEDLTWFELCILRNEIYAIHGYVFSNESLAAYFEDQDWYVPDPDFTTPDEFDPGFSDEEVNNIYLFLEAAEDTEESVLGCCYPDNLQNMQVDYYRRLSFRPELPPVPDWYNMYTGIPMELGGYPDFSGEDILPYEVFNYLYTGWGHNETNEQWQATQDILDEYEVQNKAVYRLYFRSDRTVAKVEKVTLDFLDASRSYDPYVLWTAWFSPNQEFIIVFPDCKMNWAAGDLALIYTNDGDECFLRAAFKGTYPTIRLEIYDGPYSDLPLSIKISSEEIGGDERYEEFFTR